The bacterium nucleotide sequence AAAAATTCCAAATTTTCCTTTTCTGTCAGGTAACATTTTTAACCTCTTCTATTAATTTTTTTATTTTTTCAATATCTTTTATCCCTGGAGCAATTTCAACTCCTGAGGCAACATCTATTCCAAAAGGTCTATATTTTTTAATTATATTTTTAACATTTTCAGGTGTTATTCCACCGGCAATAAATATTTTGTTCCATGGTAATTTCCCTTTTTCAATTTTTTCTTTATCTATCATTTTTCCAGTTCCGCCAAAACTATCTTCTTCGTATCTGTCTAATAAGAAGTAATCGGCCATCTTATAATGCTTCATCCTTTTTACAATATCTTCATAATTTTTAACTCTTATTGCTTTTATAATGATTTTATCAGGAAAATTTTTTTTTAATTTTTCTAAAAGCGAAGGCGGTTCATTCCCATGAAGTTGAATTCCATCTATTTTAAGTTTTTTCACAGTTTCAAATAAATTTTTTTCGTCAGGATTTACAAAAAGCCCTATTTTATGGATATTACTCGGTAAATTTTCAATTAACAATTTTGCTTCCCTTTCTTCAACAAATCTTGGACTTTTTTCATAAAGATTTATCCCAATCCATTCAATTCCAAGATTTACTGCATCAATTATATCTTTTCTTCTTTTAAAACCACAGATTTTTATTTCAATCATTAAATTTCAGGTAAATCCTTCAATGCTTCCTTTATTTTTTCTTCTGGATATTCATAATCTTCAAGTTTACCTTCAAAATATGCTTCATAGGCAGATAAATCAAAATGCCCGTGCCCTGAATGATTATATACAATTACCTTTCCTTCAGGAGCATCCTTTGCTTCATCAATAACTGCTCTTATAGCATGTGTTGTTTCTGGTGCTGGTAAAAATCCTTCTGTTTGAGCAAATAGAACTCCGGCTTCGAAACATTCTCTTTGATGATATGCTACTGCTTCAACAAGTCCAAGTTTATATAAGTGACACAGTAAA carries:
- a CDS encoding phosphoribosylanthranilate isomerase encodes the protein MIEIKICGFKRRKDIIDAVNLGIEWIGINLYEKSPRFVEEREAKLLIENLPSNIHKIGLFVNPDEKNLFETVKKLKIDGIQLHGNEPPSLLEKLKKNFPDKIIIKAIRVKNYEDIVKRMKHYKMADYFLLDRYEEDSFGGTGKMIDKEKIEKGKLPWNKIFIAGGITPENVKNIIKKYRPFGIDVASGVEIAPGIKDIEKIKKLIEEVKNVT